From the Terriglobia bacterium genome, the window GTGCAGGTGCCCTTCGTGGCTATGCACGTGGACGTGCTTGCCGGCGTGCGGCGGGTGCGTCGGCGCGAACTTCTCGCTGATCCACTGCAGCGCCCCGCTCAGGTTTAGCAATCCCAGCACGATCAACATCAGGCCGACGGAGAACTCCATGGCCAGGCCCGCGCGCGCGGGGATCGTCAGATGGAAGAGAAGTATGCCCGCGCCCACAGCCAGAATCGTCAGCGTGTGTCCCAGCCCCCAGAGCACGCCGATCAAAGCGGCCTGAGCGACCGAGCGCTGGCGGCTGACGATAGTGGAGACGGCGACGACGTGGTCCGGGTCGGTGGCGTGCCGCATGCCCAGGAAGAATCCGATGGTGACGATGGCGAAAAGACTGTCCATACTCTTGCAGGCTGCCCTTGCTGGAATGGTGCCCCGCCGGGGACCCCGGCGAGCGGCTCCCAGCAGCATACCCGAAGCGCGCCGCGCGCGCATCCCGCAGTTACCCCCGGCAGGAGTTCCAGGCCTGGCACCTTGCTGGAAAAAAGTTTTCCGGGGCTTACGCGGCCTCGCCCTCTTTCAACAGGCGCAGAAGCTCCGCGGCGGCGTGCTGCAGCTTGGCGCCTCGCCGCGAGATCAGGTACAGGTGGCGCGGCATGCTGAGCTGTTTCACCTTCACCTCGGTCAGCAGGCCCCGCTCCACTTCCCAGCCCACGCACATGCGCGGCACAATGGCCACGCCCTTGCCCATCTGCACGAAGCGCTTGATGCTCTCGATGGTCGGCAGCTCCACCTGCATGTGCAGCGGTGTGCGGTGGCGTGCGAAAAGTTCGATCACCCGCCGGCGGAACGGCGATTCCACGATGTGCGCGATGAAGATCTCCTTGCCCAGCTCGCCGATGTCCACGGAGCGGCGCTTGGCCAGGGCGTGGGTCGGCGGCACTACCAGGGTCAGCTCGTCGCGCAGGATTTCCGTGGCCTGCAGTTGCGGCTCGCGGGGCACGAACGACACCGCCCCCAGATCCAGCCGGTAATTAAGCACTTCGTGGGGGATGTC encodes:
- a CDS encoding LysR family transcriptional regulator, which codes for MDFGELQMFLAVAREGSFSRAAEKLYRTQPAISLAIRKLEDSLGQSLFVRGARPIRLTDAGKLLKEYSERLINLRDEVQKGLADLEGLRRGELSLGVNESSIHALIPALARFLDLHPGVQIRVHRVYSRDIPHEVLNYRLDLGAVSFVPREPQLQATEILRDELTLVVPPTHALAKRRSVDIGELGKEIFIAHIVESPFRRRVIELFARHRTPLHMQVELPTIESIKRFVQMGKGVAIVPRMCVGWEVERGLLTEVKVKQLSMPRHLYLISRRGAKLQHAAAELLRLLKEGEAA